The following are encoded together in the Vanrija pseudolonga chromosome 7, complete sequence genome:
- the SPBC1198.03c gene encoding putative protein — MMTMSYPDDKNDNRNYYQGSSAYYAGPSSSNAAPRDAPPAYSAPQPSYAAPQPSYAPPQPSYAPPRSYPPQPTRDSPPSTSRISPTGVDEDGSPQGSVYAQAKAAYDNPLAHNDSWAPNATDYALRALPKIDFMLRVKSRLSRTAGQPFATEPRSFRRQAPPTPTASFPPLILQPDGKDGLIGAGFKPNYFGPVLAAHDVSAADYARFLEDIFTAGKVSGGGQLVANIAPVTMHMGVTGYFVTKAIVRGMARRNEPVVVDTIETWQERFFGPRGLDVYVVAKGERATARHMGVTPEPLSPEVARLTGSTPGVDARNSRRSSSSSSSSDSEPEPSYSHLPKKEAKLQKELDKERRKREKKAHERDRKEARKEKRKEKKDKKDKDKKVKGPWLVIAPLGQPPAGAYAYGGYGRV, encoded by the coding sequence ATGATGACCATGTCCTACCCCGACGACAAGAACGACAACCGCAACTACTACcagggctcgtcggcgtactacgccgggccgagcagctcgaacgcagcgccgcgcgacgccccGCCGGCATACtccgcgccgcagccctcGTACGCAGCACCCCAGCCCTCGtacgccccgccccagccctcGTACGCTCCTCCCCGGTCCTACCCGCCCCAACCCACCCGTGACTCCCCGCCCTCAACCTCGCGCATCTCCCCCAccggcgtggacgaggacggctcGCCCCAAGGCTCGGTCTACGCGCAAGCCAAGGCCGCGTACGACAACCCACTTGCGCACAACGACTCGTGGGCGCCCAATGCCACCGACTATGCGCTGCGCGCCCTGCCCAAGATCGACTTCATGCTGCGCGTCAAGTCGCGCCTCTCGCGCACGGCCGGCCAGCCGTTCGCGACTGAGCCGCGCTCCTTCCGCCGCCAggccccgcccacgcccaccgcgTCCTTCCCGCCGCTAATCCTCCAGCcggacggcaaggacggccTCATCGGCGCGGGCTTCAAGCCCAACTACTTTGGCCCGGTGCTGGCCGCGCACGACGTCTCAGCCGCCGACTACGCCCGCTTCCTCGAAGATATCTTCACGGCCGGCAAggtctcgggcggcggccagctcgtgGCCAACATCGCGCCTGTCACCATGCACATGGGCGTGACGGGGTACTTTGTCACCAAGGCCATCGTGCGGGGCATGGCGCGGCGCAACGAGCCGGTCGTGGTCGACACCATCGAGACGTGGCAGGAGCGCTTCTTCGGCCCGCGCGGGCTGGACGTgtacgtcgtcgccaagggcgagcgTGCGACCGCCAGGCATATGGGCGTGACCCCCGAGCCGCTCTCGCCAGAGGTCGCGAGGTTGACCGGCTCGACCCCGGGAGTGGACGCCAGAAACAGCCGGcgctcgtcttcgtcgtcgtcctcctccgactCGGAGCCCGAGCCCTCCTACTCCCACCTCcccaagaaggaggccaagctccagaaggagctcgacaaggagcgccgcaagcgcgagaagaaggcgcaCGAGCGGGATCGCAAGGAGGCGCGCaaggagaagcgcaaggagaagaaggacaagaaggacaaggatAAGAAGGTCAAGGGCCCGTGGCTCGTTATTGCTCCGTTGGGCCAGCCACCTGCCGGCGCCTACGCGTACGGAGGGTATGGCCGTGTTTAG
- the FUM15_6 gene encoding Cytochrome P450 monooxygenase FUM15, whose amino-acid sequence MSILQAQFTLPANVSEFAARELRTASAALNSPAGMVGVAVLLVALSAFLFLRRPPHYPSFVNLPGPAPSHWLWGSSLEIIKGFVGQRHTEWFTKYGKNVRYTAFGTTQAMITSDLTTINYVLKNGYDFVKVPASARVLNNLLGAGLITAEGATHRRQRRVLNPAFGPVQIKNLMPEFWNKAYELDKIWAQLIASGGDPAAAGLAPNDGPTVTPPNDVDKAAQGTDGLKFETLRWFNRFALDVLGIAGMNVELGSLHNVDNELARAYKAMATQQPQITPWIMIEMLFPILRYIPTKRQTVMRTNVAIARKNSVKLLREKKAAVAKEAAGTSDPSTRERDLLSLLVRANTSPDVPADQRLSDDEVVAQVATFLVAGHETTSTTLAFLLERLAQNPEAQEKLYAEVAAVPDDRPTYDQLSALPYLENCVREVLRLDSPVIANSRVPIEDVTLPVGNPVPGRDGKLVESVQLRKGTQILFALSHVNASTELWGPDAREFNPDRHIAGPTEKVPGVYGNILSFYGGVRNCIGYRFAVTEMKAAIFVLVRHYRFEMLPSKPKIRRKWLFVQRPAVEGEEEVGPQMPLMVRLRHE is encoded by the exons ATGTCCATCCTCCAAGCACAGTTCACGCTCCCTGCCAACGTGAGCGAGTTTgcagcgcgcgagctgcgcaccgcgtcggcggcgctcaacAGCCCGGCCGGCATGGTCGGGGTCGctgtgctgctcgtcgcgctctcGGCGTTCCTCTTCCTCCGGAGGCCGCCGCACTACCCGTCGTTTGTCAACCTGCCCGGGCCGGCACCTTCGCATTGGCTCTGGGGGAGCAGCCTCGAGATCATCAAGGGCTTCGTGGGCCAGAGACACACCGAGTGGTTTACGAAGTATGGCAAGAACGTGCGGTACACGGCGTTCGGCACGACGCAGGCCATGATCACGAGCGACCTGACGACCATCAACTATGTGCTCAAGAACGGCTACGACTTTGTCAAGGtgcccgcgtcggcgcgcgtgctcaACAACCTCCTCGGTGCGGGCCTCAtcacggccgagggcgcgacgcaccgccgccagcggcgcgtgCTCAACCCCGCCTTTGGGCCAGTGCAGATCAAGAACCTCATGCCCGAGTTCTGGAACAAGGCgtacgagctcgacaagatATGGGCCCAGCTCATCGCGTCCGGCGGCGacccggccgcggcgggcctCGCGCCCAACGACGGCCCGACCGTCACCCCGCccaacgacgtcgacaaggccgccCAGGGGACTGACGGGCTCAAGTTTGAGACGCTCCGCTGGTTCAACCGCttcgcgctcgacgtgctcggcatTGCTGGCATgaatgtcgagctcggttCCCTGCACAACGTGGATAACGAGCTCGCAAGGGCGTACAAGGCCATGGCGACGCAGCAGCCCCAGATCACGCCGTGGATCATGATCGAGATGCTGTTCCCCATCTTGAGATACATT CCGACCAAGCGCCAGACCGTCATGCGCACCAACGTAGCCATCGCGAGGAAGAACAGCGTCAagctgctgcgcgagaagaaggccgcggTGGCGAAAGAGGCCGCGGGGACGAGCGacccctcgacgcgcgagcgcgacctcctcTCGCTTCTCGTGCGGGCCAACACGTCCCCCGACGTCCCCGCAGACCAGAGGTtaagcgacgacgaggtcgtcgcgcaggtGGCCACGTTCCTCGTGGCGGGGCACgagacgacgtcgacgacgcttgcgttcctcctcgagcggctcgcgcAGAACCCCGAGGCGCAGGAGAAGCTGTATGCCGAGGTGGCTGCCGTGCCCGACGACCGGCCGACATA CGACCAGCTCTCCGCCCTGCCATACCTTGAAAACTgcgtgcgcgaggtgctcCGCCTCGACTCGCCCGTCATCGCCAACTCGCGCGTGCCCATCGAGGACGTGACGCTGCCGGTGGGCAACCCTGTCCCAGGgcgcgacggcaagctgGTCGAGAGTGTCCAGCTGCGCAAGGGCACGCAGATCCTCTTCG ccctGTCCCACGTCAACGCGTCAACCGAGCTCTGGGGGCCCGACGCGAGGGAGTTCAACCCCGACCGCCATATTGCCGGCCCGACGGAGAAGGTGCCGGGCGTGTATGGCAACATTCTTTCGTTCTACGGCGGCGTGCGTAACTGCATCGGGTACCGCTTCGCCGTGACCGAGATGAAGGCGGCCATCTTTGTCCTCGTGCGGCACTACCGCTTCGAGATGCTGCCGTCCAAGCCGAAAATCCGCCGCAAGTGGCTGTTCGTGCAACGGCCCGCCGTcgaaggcgaggaggaggtcgggcCGCAGATGCCGCTGATGGTGCGTCTGCGCCACGAGTAG